Part of the Chitinivorax sp. B genome is shown below.
GTTTTCACCCGGCGTTTTGCTCAAGGCTTACCAGCCGAAGTGCGGTTGATCGGGGATTATTCTGACCAGAAAACCAGTGGCAAGCTGGCCGTGATCCAACACTTGCTGGTGCAATATCAGTACCAGTTGGCTGCGGCACGCATGGCGTTGCAAGGCGTATCGCCTGTACTGGCCTCTCCGATTGCGGTGACACGAGTGGATCTGGCAACGCCGGAGCAAAGTGGCTCGGCCATTCTGTCGGTGCTCGCATTCTATTCCTTGTATGGCCTGTTCTTTGGTGCCATGGGGGCCGCACTGGAAGCCACTGCTGGCGAACGTGAACGACAGTCACTGGAGCCCTTGCTGGGTAACCCAGTGAGGCCGTTGCAATTGGCTTTGGGTAAATGGCTGGCAGTCGGGTTGGCAAACGTTCTGGTGGCCTGCGCCTCATTGCTCGGCTATATCCTGACCTTGGCGTTGGCACCATTGCCAAACGTTGGCATTCCGTTCTTGTTTGGCTGGCGTGAATTCACTGGTTTCCTGCTGGTGCTGGCACCGTTTGCATTATTCGTGGCAGCTACCTTGCTAGCCTTCGGTGCATTCGGCAAAACCATCAAGGAGGCGCAAACAGCCATGTCTCTGTCGGTCAGCATGGTTGCACTGTTGCCGTTGTTCAATATGTTTGCCAAGGACAAGCTGCCTGACTGGATCACCTGGGTGCCGGTCAACGGCCAATATTACGCGCTGGAAAAGCTGCTGCGCGGCGAATCGCTGGCTTGGTCGCAATGGCTGCCGCTCTATCTGGTGCCATTGGCCGGCGCCATGCTGATGGTGTGGTTGTTGGCACGGCAATTGGGGGCGGAGCGACTTTTGGCAGGACGTTGACCAAGCAGCGGGGTGGAATCTCCGTTGATTGCGCTACCGGCAGCAATGGCATTGTCTTCCGCGTCAGTACAGGCTTCCGGTTGAGTGCCTGTGTTAAACTGGCAATCTTTTTTCGGCATCAATGCCAAATGCCGCAACTTTATTGCGTGGCATTGGGCGCATCAGGAGAGGCAGCATGTCAGGAAGTAGCTTCGGGTTGTTGTTCACCGTGACTTCGTTTGGTGAATCGCACGGGCCAGGGATCGGTTGCGTGGTGGATGGCTGCCCGCCGGGGCTGGCGCTGACGGAAGCCGATATCCAGGCTGAGTTGGATCGCCGTAAGCCCGGTACATCGCGCCATGTCACGCAGCGCAAGGAGCCGGATACCGTCGAGATTCTCTCCGGTGTCTTTGAAGGTAAAACCACCGGCACCCCCATTGCCTTGCTGATTCGTAATACCGATCAACGCAGTCAGGATTACGGCAAGATCGTCGAAACATTCCGCCCGGGGCATGCCGATTACACTTACTGGCACAAGTATGGCATTCGCGACTATCGGGGTGGCGGTCGTTCCAGCGCGCGTGAGACGGCAGTCCGGGTCGCAGCTGGTGCCATCGCAAAAAAATGGCTGCACGAACGTTACGGCGTGGTGATTCGGGGCTATATGAGTCAGCTTGGCGAGATCCGGATTCCATTTCAGTCCTGGGAGGCAGTCCAGCAGAACCCGTTTTTTGCCCCAAACAACGAGATTGTGCCAAAGCTGGAAAGCTATATGGACGACATTCGTGCCGAGCGTGATTCGATCGGTGCGCGGATTGAAGTCGTCGCGGAAAACGTCCCGGTGGGTTGGGGTGAGCCGGTCTATGATCGACTGGATGCCGACATTGCCTATGCCATGATGAGTATCAATGCAGTCAAGGGAATTGAAATCGGTGCGGGCTTCGACAGCATTGCCCAACGTGGTTCAGAGCATTGCGATGAACTGACTCCGCAAGGCTTCGCCAGCAATCACTCGGGTGGTACGCTGGGGGGTATCTCCAGCGGGCAGGATATCTGCGTCAGCCTTGCTGTGAAACCGACCTCCAGTATTCCGCAAGAACGTCGCTCCATCGACAAAGCCGGTAATCAGGTCATGATGCAAACCACTGGGCGTCATGATCCGTGCGTGGGCATCCGTGCCACACCGATTGCCGAAGCGATGCTGGCGTTGGTATTGATCGACCATGCTTTGCGCCACCGTGCACAGTGCAGCGATGTGCGGGTGGATACACCGGTGATTCCAGCGCGTATTGGTAAGTAGATACCTACTTGGTTTGACGGGTTTTTGGGTCGATTGCTCGGTTTGTGCAATCCATACTTGGCTGGCAACACATTTTCTGCAGTGTTGCCAGTAGCTGTCTTGATTTGTCGTGACTTGGCGGTCCATTGCTGGCGGGGTTATGACTCCAAATGTTTTTCGATAGAAAACATCCAGTGTAAGTCTCGCAAAACCACTTCACCAGCTTTTAAGGTAACAGCAGCGCCAGTCTGCCCGTGATCCGGCAATTGTTCACCAAGGCGGCTTCCCGACTAGGCTGGTAAGCGCATCAGGATATCTTTCAGGTGGGTATGTGGCTCATGGCGCGCTGGCCAGCACACAGGCTGGCCGCGAACAATCGGTGCTTGCGTCGGCTATCCTACCCGCCGCTGCTCAACAAAGGTCAGGGCTACATTGACGGAGCTGTTACGACTCGCTTTGGCTGCATACGATGCACACCGGTCAGTGGGCGGTGGCCTGATGGCAACCGTCCGTGACCGGGGAGCGACGGCAGAGAGCACAGAATTGGGACTGGCTTGTTGCCCAGCCAGCGAACGCGACCAGTCATGCGCCGCTCAGCTGGAGCCTTGTTCCGGCGGTGGGGGGGGCTTGGGGGTACGCGGTCGCAGCTTCAGACCGGGACGTTTATTGCCCTCGACAAACTCGCGCCAGCAATCCCGGCAACGGTACACCTGGCGCCCGTCGGGTTTGGTGAAACGGCGGATCAGGGCTTGGCTGTGGCACTCCGGGCACGCCACGTCAGCAGGCAATGGCAGACCATGCCGGTGTTGCGTATGCAGCAGGAAGAAATGCCGGCAGGCCCGGCATTCGATCTGTGGGTTCGCCTGCAGGCGCCGGCGGTAGGCCAGTTGATCGCTGGCGCAGCGTGGGCAGCGCACGCCCTGTTGGGCCGGGGTGAACCCCAGTCGCCACGCCGGCTGTGACACCAGCGGTTCGTCCTCGCTGCGTTCGTCAAACAGCGGTAGCAAGCGTCGTCGGAAATCTGCGAACTGCTTGGTATCGCTACAACCGGCAATCCGCCAGGCGTAGTACGCGGTCCACGGCCCCCACCACACCAACAGCGTGCCATACAAGGCGGGATGATTTTTCTGCTGGATCCGGAAAAAGGGGGTACCGGTGGCGGTACTGAATGCCTTGTCACAAGCTCGACAGTAGGCCCGTGGCAGCCCGTGATCAAGCTCCAGGCGCAGCGACCGATTGTGACAGTATGGACAACCGCGCAGCTTGATGGTCGTGGGATGCAGGCTGTGCAAAATGGCCACCAGCGTGCGCAGGGCGGGCTCGTCGGCCCACAGCTGCAAGGCGATGACGCGGTCGGCATCGGCCAGCCGGCCGACGACCTGCTGCAGGGGTGGGGGCATCACGATTTTAGTGGGGTTGTCAGTGCGCATAACCTAATTGGTATCTTGGAATGGGTTGCTATTTGACCTGCGACATGCCCGCTGCAGCGCGTCGGTTCACCACCCCTCGCCCTGGCGGGTGGGCTGGCCGATGCGCTGCTTCACCTCGTCCGGCCAGTCGATCTCGATGGCGGTCTTGTGGAACAGCCACTTGCCAGTGCCTTGTATCCAGTTGATCAGCAAGGGCAGCAGGATTGGGAGAATCAGGTGCTCAAACAGCGTGATCAGGGTGTGATGACGCCACCACCACAGGTATTTGGCGCCGAACGGGCCGACCTCGCCGCAGGCCTGCCACCAGGACTGCCGCCGGCCCTTGCTGGCCAACGGGTCGGCCTGGTTGGGGAGGTGCGGGCCGTTGTCTTCCATGAAGCGGCGCACGTGCTCCCACACCTGCGGCACCATCGCTTCGGTCATGCTCAGGCCGCTGGTGAGCTGAAAGCTGTCGATGATGGTCGGGTCGTCCGCGCTCTTGCGCACCAGGAACATCAGGAAATGGTTGCGCAGCAGGGTGTTGCCGGTGGTGTACATTTCGGCGTTATGCTCTACATCGATCAGATCCCAGTCATACTCGACGATCTTGACCGGCCAGGGCAGCAGATTACCTTTCAGGCCGGGTGGGTGCTCACGCAGGATGCGATAGACCTTGCGGTGGCGGCGGTCGAAGATGATCGGCAGGTCAGCGGGGCAGCGGAAGGCAACTCGGACGGCTGCTGCGCCCATGCTGATTGTGATAAAAAGAAATATGCTTAGAATTAGTAGCTCCCATACTGATGCATCTAGTAAACCGAGAAGGTAAATGTAGCTGCCAATCCCAATGATGCCGCACATGGAGGTCAATACTGCTGCAAAGAACTGTACCCCCTCCATATCCTGGCGCATGCCGGTGTACTCGATGGCGTCCTGGTAGAGGGCCTTGATCCAACCCAGGGTCAGCGCCCCATCGGCAGCCGCTTCGTGTTTGCTGAAACGGCGCAGAATGCCGTGGGTCTGGCTTAGGGGCCGGTCCTGATCGGTACTGCGCCCCCAGGCGCCTTCGGTTTCGCCTTCAAGGGCTTGGTATTCGGGGCGGATATGTTCGCCGTGTTTCAACAGTGGTCGTGTTGCAGTCATAATGATCCGTTCCGGTCAGCTGCGGGCCGGCGGGTTGCTGGGTGCCTTCTGTCAAAGAGAAACGAAGCGGGCTGCCCATCGGCTAGCTTATTCCGGCAACCGCACCGGTTCGCCCAGCAGCGGCGCCAACGCATCGGGCCAGACGGTTCGGCGGCTGGTCAGGTAACTGAGCCAGTTACAGACGCCCATTAGGCCAAAGTAAGGCACGCTGAACGGCGCGGTGGCGAAATAGAACAGGGTCAGCCAGCGATCGTCACGCCACCAGCGGGCGAAGTCCGCGCCCAGCGGGGCGAAGATACCCAGGCTCTGCCATAGGGTGCGGGGTCGCTTCTTCAGCAACATCGGCTCGCCCTGCTGGATCGGCGGGCCATTCTGCTCCATATAGCGGCGGATGTGCTCCCAGAGCCGCTGCACGGTATCCTGACCCAGCATCAGACTGTTGCCGACATAAATCTCGTCGATGACCTGGTTGTCAGTTTGGTAGACGCTGACCGGCTTGTGGTACACCACCAGTACCAGGGCATGGGCGCGGGCGGCACTGCGCCCGCTTTGCATCAGCGTCACCCGGTATTCCGCTTCGATACAGGCCCAGTCGTACTCTGCCGCTTGCAGGCGCACCGGACGCATCAGCCAGCGATGCCGTTCGCCGGAGCCGTCGAGCGGCATCAGCAAGCGGTAGACCTTGCGGCGCTTGCGGTCGAAAATGACGGGCAGGTCGTCCACGCCGAACAGGTCGAATTTGAGGAGCGCCCAGAATATCGGCATAAATATGAAGAACACGACCATGCCTGATATTAGAAACACGAGGATTCCGATGATTTCGAAATTTCTGAAAGCCTCGATCATTTCATGATGAATATCCGCCACACCCAGAAAAATAAATATAAATAGCAAATGCAAATTCGCAAAGATCCCCATCCCCCGTGCCATGGCAGACGCAGCGGGATCGTTGAATGCGACGGCATCCCGGTAAATCGCCGCGACATTGGCCATGGCACTGGGGTCGTCATGCACCCGCTGCTTTTTGTTGGTGTACCGTTCGACTACGCCATGTAAGGTGTCTGGATCCGCTTCAGCTTGTTCGTGATCCGCATCAATGACTTGCGGGGCGAGCTGGAGGTGGGGTGACGTGTACTCACCGTGCCTAAGCAGACCTGGGGTGGTTGGCTTATCAGTTTTCATGTTTTTTTTGCAGTTCTTTCCAGGCTTTTTCTTCGTCGGCCCAGCTATGGCGGGTAGGGGCATCACCATCGGGTTTCCCAAAATAGCAACCTTTCAGCCAGGTTTGCAAAGGTGTTGGTTCAGTCACAATGGCGTATACCATGAAACCGACTCCGACTGCCGTGAAAGCCCAACCAAGGCCAGGTACTGACAGCCCTATGGCGCTGCCCCCCAACCGGGCAATAATGACGCGATAAAGGGCCATTCGGCTGACTTGGGTGACGACTACCCCACCAGCGGAAATTGTGCCACGCAAGACCAAGGCTTGGAGTACGAGATGTGCTGTCATCAAAGCCATGGGAATAGCTCCAATGGACAGGGTCACCATCGCATATATCATCATTTTTGATTGGTGAATATTCCCATCCTTTTTCAACCTCGCAGCCTCTCTGAAGCACATCCAAGCCAATGTCACGTTGCCAATGAAGCCCATCCCTTGGGCAAAACCCCTCAAGAACGGCAGGCGGGCGCTTTTCTCAATCGCTGCCACCCCGCGCGTTACCTCGATATGCGCCTGGCTCCAGGCGGCCGCAAACTCGGCACCGCCCCCAAGGAAGCCAGCCACACTGTTGGCAACACTGAGTGCGTAGTCGGGAAGCTTGGGGTCGCCGGCCTTGGCGTTGTAGTAGCTCTGCATGCCAATCCAGACGCCCAATCCTTGGATCATCATGGCACCGATGGCCAGGCGGCCTTCGAAGGAGCGAGCGGCCTGAGTGGTCTTTTGTACGCCAGTGTGGGTTTGGACGGTGTCGACACCTTTTCGGGCCGCATCCAGCAGCATCGCCTTGAACAGGGCGGGTGCCTGGGCGGATTCTTTGAGATGCTGTTCCAGCAAATCGGCAAAGCGTTTGATCGGGATGGTCAGCATCGCACTGCTGCCGGCCTGATTGGCGACATGGGTTTTCAGCAGCAGGGCCTGCTCTTGAATCAGGACTGCGTCCGCTTTCGCGGTCAGCTCGCGGGCGACGACGTCCGGGCTGGTCTTCAGCTCGTGCATGATGCTGCTGTCCGTCAGCAGCCCGACGGTGATGCGACCTTGCCGCGACAGCTTGCGAATTTCCCGAATACTGAGCATTTCGCCACGCGCACGTTTCAGTTGCACCAAGGTGTCCAGGTCCATATGCGCCATCACCAGCACGGGTATCTTCGCGTATCCGCCCTTGGCCTGCAGTGCCTCTTCGCAGGCGCGATGGAGCAACGCCATCTGCTGGGCGCGTTGCAGTCGGCTCAAGATTTTGGGATCGGGTGCCGGTGGTGTCTTGAGTGTTCGATTTCGCCAATAGTGATTGACGTGCCGCATCGCTACGGAAGCGAGCGAGCCCTGGATGTTCAGCGAGAAGCCCATGAAGGCGTCGGTCAGCCACGATACGCGCTTACCCACCCTGGCGGGCAAGGGATGGGTGGGTGAAACACCCTTCAGTTCAAGAAATTCGCCGATCAGGCCCTTCATGAAGTCATAGGTGTTGCTGCGCTTGTTTTCAGCCCCCGTCAGGGTGTCCCACAGATTGGCCTGATTGGCGGTCAGTGCGCGTTGCATGACCGCTTCCGGGGCCTGGATCTCGGCATCGATCTGTTTGGTGAAGGTATCGAGCGCCACGTCGGTGAACGGCTCGGGGGTGTAGGCGCTGTGGACCTCTTTACAATAGACGGTGCCGTGACAAACAGACTTACTGCCGACATAGGCCAGATCATGGGGTTCTGTTTCGTCAAAGTGAAACTTGAAGTAGTTCAGGATGGCTGGGTCGGCCAGTACCGTGTTCCAGTCATGTTCGAAGTGCTCCAGTGGCTTGATGTAGCGTTCGCCAATCAGGGTGTGATAAGCCTCTTCCCACTGCTTGCGGGCCGCTTCGTTGTAATAGGGCAGCATTTCGTTCCAGGTTTTTACGGCTGCCTGACGTGCCCATGCATCGGCCCGCTGTTCGAAGTCGGGATAAATGATGCGCCCGATATTGGGGGCGGAGAGTGCTTCCAGTGCCGGGCCGGCCAATACTTTACCCAGCCAGTTTCCCTGTTCGAATCGCTCGCGATTGATTTTCCGTTCTTCGTCGGTCAGCGCCTGCCACTTGGTGCCTGCCGGCAGCTCGGTTGACTGGAGGTAGGCTTCTTTGGTTCGTAACGGGGCGACATGGTTGAGCGCCTCCTCCTCAGCCTTGGATATCGTGTCGTTACGCAGCATCTGGATGATGCGATTGACTTTGAGCGGTCGTTCCACCGGGCCTGAGTTGTTGTACTGCTCAAATTGGTCATACCATTTCAGTCGCAGGGCATTGAACTCGGTCGCGGCGCCCACCGGGTCGCGTAGCACGACCGCCAGTGCTTTCCCCTTGGTTTTCGGGTGCTGTGCCGCAGCGCGCTCCAAGGTTTGCGCCAGCGCATCCACCTGCTTGTGCAGGGCATGAAATGGGTAGTCATGGTCGGTCGACGCCGAATTGCCCACGCAATAACGGTGCAATCCGCATTCCAGTACGTATTTCGTCAGATTGTCGGCGGTCGGTTCGAAGGTGTTCGGGATGGGTGAACCGGTGGGTTTGCCTGGGCCGTTTTGAGGCTGCCAATCCAGATCAATTTGCTGCATGACGTGAGGATTCGCAGCATTCTGTTCCCGCAGTTTTGGATTCCAGAGATTGGCACTATAGGCGATCCACAACGTTTTGATGTGGTGCGCCTGCGGGATGGGCAATAGTTTCATGCCCGTCACGTTGTGGTGTTTCAAATTGCACGGCGGCGGCTCGGGTCGTTGTTTGAAGGTGGCGTTGCCGGACGAAATCAGATCGCCGTTGGCCGCCACGCGATAGACCTGCCATTGCTTGACACCTGGTGGCGGGCTGGGGATATAGACGTGCACAAACCCCGCCCGCAACAAGCGCAGGGCATAGCGTGTTTCCTGTAATGCCGCGCTGGGCACGATACCCTGCAGTAAAGCCGGATGAGTCTGAATCGTTGCACCCAGTAGCGGTGCAAGTGGACTTCTCAAGGCGATCGGGCTGGGTCTTAACAGCAGCAGCGACAGACAGCTCTTATTGCAATGATCGCAGCCAGTAACGGGGGTACTCATATGGTTCGGTCTT
Proteins encoded:
- a CDS encoding ABC transporter permease, giving the protein MMRLVSAVFRKELLDIVRDRKSLMMLGVVVLLSGPLVLGIIFTMINLALERQSDITLAMTNRQAAPELAIFLIRQGVAVETAPPDYMDQQQAGKLPIVLDIPDVFTRRFAQGLPAEVRLIGDYSDQKTSGKLAVIQHLLVQYQYQLAAARMALQGVSPVLASPIAVTRVDLATPEQSGSAILSVLAFYSLYGLFFGAMGAALEATAGERERQSLEPLLGNPVRPLQLALGKWLAVGLANVLVACASLLGYILTLALAPLPNVGIPFLFGWREFTGFLLVLAPFALFVAATLLAFGAFGKTIKEAQTAMSLSVSMVALLPLFNMFAKDKLPDWITWVPVNGQYYALEKLLRGESLAWSQWLPLYLVPLAGAMLMVWLLARQLGAERLLAGR
- the aroC gene encoding chorismate synthase, yielding MSGSSFGLLFTVTSFGESHGPGIGCVVDGCPPGLALTEADIQAELDRRKPGTSRHVTQRKEPDTVEILSGVFEGKTTGTPIALLIRNTDQRSQDYGKIVETFRPGHADYTYWHKYGIRDYRGGGRSSARETAVRVAAGAIAKKWLHERYGVVIRGYMSQLGEIRIPFQSWEAVQQNPFFAPNNEIVPKLESYMDDIRAERDSIGARIEVVAENVPVGWGEPVYDRLDADIAYAMMSINAVKGIEIGAGFDSIAQRGSEHCDELTPQGFASNHSGGTLGGISSGQDICVSLAVKPTSSIPQERRSIDKAGNQVMMQTTGRHDPCVGIRATPIAEAMLALVLIDHALRHRAQCSDVRVDTPVIPARIGK
- a CDS encoding DUF6708 domain-containing protein, whose amino-acid sequence is MTATRPLLKHGEHIRPEYQALEGETEGAWGRSTDQDRPLSQTHGILRRFSKHEAAADGALTLGWIKALYQDAIEYTGMRQDMEGVQFFAAVLTSMCGIIGIGSYIYLLGLLDASVWELLILSIFLFITISMGAAAVRVAFRCPADLPIIFDRRHRKVYRILREHPPGLKGNLLPWPVKIVEYDWDLIDVEHNAEMYTTGNTLLRNHFLMFLVRKSADDPTIIDSFQLTSGLSMTEAMVPQVWEHVRRFMEDNGPHLPNQADPLASKGRRQSWWQACGEVGPFGAKYLWWWRHHTLITLFEHLILPILLPLLINWIQGTGKWLFHKTAIEIDWPDEVKQRIGQPTRQGEGW
- a CDS encoding DUF6708 domain-containing protein — protein: MKTDKPTTPGLLRHGEYTSPHLQLAPQVIDADHEQAEADPDTLHGVVERYTNKKQRVHDDPSAMANVAAIYRDAVAFNDPAASAMARGMGIFANLHLLFIFIFLGVADIHHEMIEAFRNFEIIGILVFLISGMVVFFIFMPIFWALLKFDLFGVDDLPVIFDRKRRKVYRLLMPLDGSGERHRWLMRPVRLQAAEYDWACIEAEYRVTLMQSGRSAARAHALVLVVYHKPVSVYQTDNQVIDEIYVGNSLMLGQDTVQRLWEHIRRYMEQNGPPIQQGEPMLLKKRPRTLWQSLGIFAPLGADFARWWRDDRWLTLFYFATAPFSVPYFGLMGVCNWLSYLTSRRTVWPDALAPLLGEPVRLPE
- a CDS encoding T6SS effector BTH_I2691 family protein; translated protein: MSTPVTGCDHCNKSCLSLLLLRPSPIALRSPLAPLLGATIQTHPALLQGIVPSAALQETRYALRLLRAGFVHVYIPSPPPGVKQWQVYRVAANGDLISSGNATFKQRPEPPPCNLKHHNVTGMKLLPIPQAHHIKTLWIAYSANLWNPKLREQNAANPHVMQQIDLDWQPQNGPGKPTGSPIPNTFEPTADNLTKYVLECGLHRYCVGNSASTDHDYPFHALHKQVDALAQTLERAAAQHPKTKGKALAVVLRDPVGAATEFNALRLKWYDQFEQYNNSGPVERPLKVNRIIQMLRNDTISKAEEEALNHVAPLRTKEAYLQSTELPAGTKWQALTDEERKINRERFEQGNWLGKVLAGPALEALSAPNIGRIIYPDFEQRADAWARQAAVKTWNEMLPYYNEAARKQWEEAYHTLIGERYIKPLEHFEHDWNTVLADPAILNYFKFHFDETEPHDLAYVGSKSVCHGTVYCKEVHSAYTPEPFTDVALDTFTKQIDAEIQAPEAVMQRALTANQANLWDTLTGAENKRSNTYDFMKGLIGEFLELKGVSPTHPLPARVGKRVSWLTDAFMGFSLNIQGSLASVAMRHVNHYWRNRTLKTPPAPDPKILSRLQRAQQMALLHRACEEALQAKGGYAKIPVLVMAHMDLDTLVQLKRARGEMLSIREIRKLSRQGRITVGLLTDSSIMHELKTSPDVVARELTAKADAVLIQEQALLLKTHVANQAGSSAMLTIPIKRFADLLEQHLKESAQAPALFKAMLLDAARKGVDTVQTHTGVQKTTQAARSFEGRLAIGAMMIQGLGVWIGMQSYYNAKAGDPKLPDYALSVANSVAGFLGGGAEFAAAWSQAHIEVTRGVAAIEKSARLPFLRGFAQGMGFIGNVTLAWMCFREAARLKKDGNIHQSKMMIYAMVTLSIGAIPMALMTAHLVLQALVLRGTISAGGVVVTQVSRMALYRVIIARLGGSAIGLSVPGLGWAFTAVGVGFMVYAIVTEPTPLQTWLKGCYFGKPDGDAPTRHSWADEEKAWKELQKKHEN